One Primulina huaijiensis isolate GDHJ02 chromosome 8, ASM1229523v2, whole genome shotgun sequence genomic region harbors:
- the LOC140982376 gene encoding uncharacterized protein, which produces MGELKTILGEQHMSRINDTALVKWIDMPVLAISSERIDYFLNRFQGDSCSFFVGDNITIPFKSADFSIVLGLHHIGQPVDLDLKLKSKFLTRHFDGKVTNANRIAIYEKLIFLARSDDDCDIDDFVRTFILFIFNCIIFPTGNYITPGFIFPYLDDLTIFFKYAWGDAAFRFLYQEICQIGKNLYVDGCTVGLMAWLYETVLVLGVRRGLNVYTRLFCLWKSKIPLNAADTETLLKRIDSTQFCRYIHFVRWRSC; this is translated from the exons ATGGGAGAATTGAAGACAATTCTAGGTGAGCAGCATATGAGTCGGATAAATGATACTGCTTTAGTCAAATGGATTGATATGCCAGTCCTTGCTATTAGTAGTGAGCGGATTGATTATTTTCTAAACAGATTTCAAGGTGATTCATGTTCTTTTTTTGTTGGTGATAACATTACGATCCCTTTCAAATCAGCTGATTTCTCTATTGTGCTCGGCCTACATCACATTGGACAACCAGTTGACTTGGACCTGAAACTGAAGTCCAAATTCTTGACACGTCATTTTGACGGCAAGGTCACCAATGCCAACCGAATAGCCATTTATGAAAAATTGATTTTCCTTGCAAGAAGTGACGATGATTGTGATATTGATGATTTTGTGAGAACtttcattttgttcattttcaaCTGCATAATATTTCCCACGGGCAATTATATCACTCCTGGATTTATATTTCCTTATCTCGATGATCTtacgatattttttaaatatgcttGGGGAGATGCTGCCTTCCGATTTTTATATCAAGAAATATGTCAGATCGGGAAAAATCTTTATGTTGATGGATGCACGGTTGGATTGATG gcTTGGTTATATGAGACAGTCCTAGTTTTAGGAGTAAGGCGTGGTTTAAATGTTTACACTCGGTTGTTTTGTTTGTGGAAAAGCAAGATCCCACTAAATGCAGCTGACACTGAAACATTGTTGAAACGCATAGATTCAACTCA GTTCTGTCGATACATCCATTTTGTGAGGTGGAGAAGTTGTTAG
- the LOC140982377 gene encoding uncharacterized protein, which yields MGELKPILGEQHMSRINNTPLVKWIDMPVLAISSGRFDYFLNRFQGDSCSFFVGDNITIPFKSADFSIVLGQHHIGQPVDLDLKLESKFLTSHFDGKVTNANRIAIYEKVIFLARSDDECDIDDFVRTFILFIFNCIIFPTGNYITPGFIFPYLDDLTIFFKYAWGDAAFRFLYQEICQIGKKLYVDGCTVGLMAWLYETVLVLGVRRGLNVYTRLFCLWKSKIPLNAADTETLLKRIDSTQVLSIYPFCEE from the exons ATGGGAGAATTGAAGCCAATTCTAGGTGAGCAGCATATGAGTCGGATAAATAATACTCCTTTAGTCAAATGGATTGATATGCCAGTCCTTGCTATTAGTAGTGGGCGGTTTGATTATTTTCTAAACAGATTTCAAGGTGATTCATGTTCTTTTTTTGTTGGTGATAACATTACCATCCCTTTCAAATCAGCTGATTTCTCTATTGTGCTCGGCCAACATCACATTGGACAACCAGTTGACTTGGACCTGAAACTGGAGTCCAAATTCTTGACAAGTCATTTTGACGGCAAGGTCACCAATGCCAACCGAATAGCCATTTATGAAAAAGTGATTTTCCTTGCAAGAAGTGACGATGAATGTGATATTGATGATTTTGTGAGAACtttcattttgttcattttcaaCTGCATAATATTTCCCACGGGCAATTATATCACTCCTGGATTTATATTTCCTTATCTCGATGATCTtacgatattttttaaatatgcttGGGGAGATGCTGCCTTCCGATTTTTATATCAAGAAATATGTCAGATCGGGAAAAAGCTTTATGTTGATGGATGCACGGTTGGATTGATG gcTTGGTTATATGAGACAGTCCTAGTTTTAGGAGTAAGGCGTGGTTTAAATGTTTACACTCGGTTGTTTTGTTTGTGGAAAAGCAAGATCCCACTAAATGCAGCTGACACTGAAACATTGTTGAAACGCATAGATTCAACTCAG GTTCTGTCGATATATCCATTTTGTGAGGAGTAG
- the LOC140982474 gene encoding uncharacterized protein: METVKQWIESDWMDKNKSRTDLLAAGRKKLEKFRQKKDNKGSNSKSTAKATKVSKSAHDASVDAAVTHGNISPNEFAENAQKAIPPMESDNASLPVVTNNDAEEAQQGDDHSVCTHHFIGSEIVSAVRSQMSGFMGEDVSGLSDEKEREIFDVSGVYGGDQSTKVNPEVIEERCLDSKNYGTVLSRGSTVVDSTSGVDGGLIKLSQLAEILQSRTDLLVCGRKKLEKFRQKKDNKGSNSKSTAKATKVGKSAHDASVDAASEAAVTQNVADGEKSNHDAQDTSALSDLDARGNLVANDTTVSTDKLSGKAVILDTASPPKTAEIQSEASVNNTMLNQSAGDACEIDSEILRTGRFSSLVPEDAKYYVSYSPNVVAPRENSPDSGIPMPADFTSQLERPHAEEQEVGRSSENQIDGGMAAQVKGDGSISPNEFAENAQKAIPPIEPDNASLPVVTNDDAEESQQGDDHSVCTHHFIGSEIVSAVRSQVSGFMGEDVSGLSDEKEREIFDVSGVYGGDQSTKVNPEVIEKRCLDSKNYDTVISRGDPQ, translated from the exons ATGGAGACTGTGAAACAGTGGATTGAATCGGATTGGATGGACAAGAATAAGAGCCGGACCGATCTGCTTGCCGCCGGTCGTAAAAAG CTTGAGAAGTTCAGGCAGAAGAAAGATAATAAAGGCAGCAATAGCAAGTCCACGGCTAAAGCTACTAAAGTTAGTAAATCTGCTCATGATGCAAGTGTCGACGCTGCTGTAACTCATGGTAATATTTCTCCAAATGAGTTTGCTGAGAATGCACAGAAGGCAATACCGCCCATGGAGTCTGACAATGCTTCATTACCTGTTGTAACCAacaatgatgcagaagaagctCAACAAGGGGATGACCATTCAGTTTGCACTCATCACTTTATTGGGTCAGAGATAGTGTCAGCTGTAAGGTCTCAGATGAGTGGTTTCATGGGAGAGGATGTATCAGGTTTGTCAGATGAGAAGGAAAGAGAAATCTTTGATGTGTCGGGTGTTTATGGTGGTGACCAAAGCACTAAGGTGAACCCTGAGGTTATTGAAGAAAGATGTCTTGATTCCAAGAATTATGGTACTGTCTTATCAAGAGGATCCACAGTAGTGGATTCAACATCTGGAGTAGATGGAGGTTTGATCAAACTTTCCCAGCTTGCAGAAATATTACAGAGCCGGACCGATCTGCTTGTCTGCGGCCGTAAAAAG CTTGAGAAGTTCAGGCAGAAGAAAGATAATAAAGGCAGCAATAGCAAGTCCACGGCTAAAGCTACTAAAGTTGGTAAATCTGCTCATGATGCAAGTGTCGACGCTGCCTCTGAAGCTGCTGTAACTCAAAATGTCGCAGATGGAGAAAAATCTAATCATGATGCCCAAGACACTAGTGCTTTGTCAGATTTAGATGCTAGAGGGAATTTGGTGGCAAATGATACCACTGTTTCCACTGATAAACTTTCAGGAAAGGCTGTTATTCTCGACACAGCTTCCCCTCCCAAGACTGCTGAGATTCAATCAGAGGCTTCTGTAAATAACACCATGTTGAATCAAAGTGCTGGTGATGCATGCGAGATTGATTCTGAGATACTACGAACAGGTAGATTTTCTTCTTTGGTTCCTGAGGATGCAAAATATTATGTGTCATATAGTCCAAACGTAGTTGCTCCAAGAGAAAACTCTCCAGATTCTGGAATACCCATGCCCGCTGATTTTACATCCCAACTGGAGAGACCCCATGCAGAAGAGCAG GAAGTTGGCCGTTCCAGTGAAAACCAAATTGATGGAGGCATGGCGGCCCAGGTTAAAGGAGATGGTAGTATTTCTCCAAATGAGTTTGCTGAGAATGCACAGAAGGCAATACCGCCCATTGAGCCTGACAATGCTTCATTACCTGTTGTAACCAACGATGATGCAGAAGAATCTCAACAGGGGGATGACCATTCAGTCTGCACTCATCACTTTATTGGGTCAGAGATAGTGTCAGCTGTAAGGTCTCAGGTGAGTGGTTTCATGGGAGAGGATGTATCAGGATTGTCAGATGAGAAGGAAAGAGAAATCTTTGATGTATCGGGTGTTTATGGTGGTGACCAAAGCACTAAGGTGAACCCTGAggttattgaaaaaagatgtcTTGATTCCAAGAATTATGATACTGTCATATCAAGAGGAGATCCGCAGTAG